Proteins co-encoded in one Archangium lipolyticum genomic window:
- a CDS encoding X2-like carbohydrate binding domain-containing protein has translation MAVIVSTLLVGSVSAARAASGAAYTWRSVVTGGGGGFIPGIVFNKKEKDLIYARTDIGGAYRWDAATSSWIPLSDSTGWVDWNKNGVDALATDPVEPNRVYMATGTYTNDWDTNGRIMRSTNKGDTWQVTPLPFKVGGNMPGRSMGERLVIDPNKNNILFFGARSGNGLWMSTDYGATWTQVTSFPNPGTYVQDPTNSYGNDIVGLAWITFDPRTGSAGSATQTLYVGVADKENNVFRSTDGGASWEAVPGQPVGYLPHHGELSSTGNLYISYSDGVGPYDGSKGDVWKFNTATGVWTNISPVPSSSSDNYFGYGGLALDARNPDTLMVATLNSWWPDAIIFRSRDGGASWTRIWDWEGYPSRKLRYALDISGAPWLTMGIEPIPPTPSPKLGWMIGDLEIDPFNSNRMMYGTGATLYGTNNLTDWDVGGTVKISVMAKGIEETAVMELISPPAGAPLISALGDISGFRHDDLTAPPSKTMSVPQWSTTYGIDYAELNPGFMVRVGMADYASDANARSVGLSHDGGANWYKASAEPSGTKGGGTVAVSADGNSIVWSTSDVGVYYSKSGGNGWTASAGIPAGAKIASDRVNPGRFYAYSAGRFYVSTNGGATFTQTGAAGLPSSGAASLKAVPGREGDVWFAGGNENPGPYGLWHSTDSGATFTKLANVQEADGVGFGKAAPGQGYMAVYVIAKVDGVRGFFRSDDAGASWVRINDAQHQYARVTTITGDPRVYGRVYVGTNGRGIIYGEPAGSSPVNQSTINPTSASFDKKTDKQADIPVAMTLNGNTLSSIQNGSVTLVAGTDYTVSGSTVTLSKRYLATLSVGTTNLTFNFSAGTAPILAVSVIDTTSTGSGALKVQMFNGSTAASLNSISPRFKLVNTGTGPVALSNVKIRYYYTIDGEKAQSFFCDWSQVGGSNVTGTFVKMTTPTPGADHYLEVGFSSGAGSLAAGQSIDVQVRFAKSDWSNYTQTGDYSFASTGAAYADWTRAPAYVSGGLQWGSEP, from the coding sequence TTGGCCGTCATCGTCAGCACGCTCCTGGTGGGGAGCGTGTCAGCGGCGAGGGCGGCGTCAGGTGCCGCATACACCTGGCGCAGCGTCGTCACGGGCGGTGGCGGTGGGTTCATCCCGGGAATCGTCTTCAACAAGAAGGAGAAGGATCTGATCTACGCCCGGACCGACATCGGCGGCGCGTACCGGTGGGATGCCGCGACATCCAGCTGGATTCCGCTCTCCGACTCGACGGGCTGGGTGGATTGGAACAAGAACGGCGTGGATGCCCTGGCGACCGATCCGGTCGAGCCGAACCGCGTCTATATGGCGACCGGCACCTATACGAACGACTGGGATACGAACGGCCGGATCATGCGTTCGACCAACAAGGGCGATACGTGGCAGGTGACGCCCCTCCCATTCAAGGTCGGCGGCAACATGCCCGGGCGCTCCATGGGGGAGCGGCTGGTGATCGATCCGAACAAGAACAACATCCTCTTCTTCGGCGCCCGGAGCGGCAACGGGCTCTGGATGAGCACGGACTACGGAGCCACCTGGACCCAGGTCACCAGCTTCCCCAACCCCGGGACCTATGTCCAAGACCCCACCAACTCCTATGGGAACGACATCGTCGGGCTGGCGTGGATCACCTTCGACCCGCGTACGGGTTCGGCTGGCAGCGCGACGCAGACACTCTACGTCGGCGTCGCGGACAAGGAGAACAACGTGTTCCGCAGCACGGACGGCGGTGCCTCCTGGGAGGCGGTTCCCGGGCAGCCCGTTGGCTATCTGCCGCACCATGGAGAGCTCTCCTCCACCGGCAACCTCTACATCTCCTATAGCGATGGTGTCGGCCCGTATGACGGCTCCAAGGGAGACGTGTGGAAGTTCAATACGGCGACGGGCGTCTGGACGAACATCAGCCCCGTTCCGAGCAGCAGCTCCGACAACTATTTCGGCTACGGCGGTCTGGCCCTCGATGCGCGCAACCCGGACACGCTCATGGTCGCCACGCTGAACTCCTGGTGGCCCGACGCCATCATCTTCCGGAGCAGGGACGGCGGTGCTTCCTGGACCCGGATCTGGGACTGGGAGGGGTACCCGAGCCGGAAGCTCCGGTATGCGCTCGATATTTCGGGCGCTCCCTGGTTGACGATGGGCATCGAGCCCATTCCTCCGACTCCCTCTCCCAAGCTGGGTTGGATGATTGGAGATCTCGAGATCGACCCGTTCAACTCCAACCGGATGATGTACGGAACGGGCGCCACCCTGTACGGCACGAACAACCTGACCGACTGGGATGTGGGCGGCACGGTGAAGATCTCCGTCATGGCGAAGGGAATCGAGGAGACCGCCGTCATGGAGTTGATCAGCCCTCCGGCTGGCGCTCCGCTCATCAGCGCGCTGGGCGATATTTCCGGCTTCCGCCATGACGACCTGACGGCACCGCCTTCCAAGACGATGTCCGTTCCGCAGTGGAGCACGACGTACGGCATCGACTATGCGGAGCTCAACCCGGGCTTCATGGTCCGTGTCGGGATGGCGGACTACGCGTCGGATGCCAATGCCCGGTCGGTGGGTCTCTCCCATGATGGAGGCGCCAATTGGTACAAGGCCAGCGCCGAACCGTCGGGAACGAAGGGCGGAGGGACGGTCGCGGTTTCGGCCGATGGCAACTCCATCGTGTGGAGCACGTCGGACGTGGGGGTGTATTACTCGAAGTCGGGCGGAAATGGATGGACGGCCAGTGCCGGCATCCCGGCGGGTGCGAAGATCGCGTCCGACCGCGTGAACCCGGGCAGGTTCTACGCCTACTCCGCCGGCAGGTTCTACGTCAGCACCAACGGTGGCGCCACGTTCACCCAGACGGGCGCGGCGGGTCTTCCCAGCAGCGGAGCCGCTTCTCTCAAGGCCGTCCCCGGCCGCGAGGGCGACGTCTGGTTCGCGGGTGGCAATGAGAATCCCGGTCCCTACGGCCTGTGGCATTCAACCGATTCCGGCGCCACCTTCACGAAGCTGGCGAACGTGCAGGAGGCCGATGGCGTCGGCTTCGGAAAGGCGGCACCGGGACAGGGCTACATGGCGGTGTACGTCATCGCGAAGGTCGACGGTGTGCGCGGCTTCTTCCGTTCGGACGACGCGGGCGCTTCCTGGGTGAGAATCAATGACGCTCAGCATCAGTATGCGAGGGTCACGACCATCACCGGCGATCCGCGCGTGTATGGCCGCGTGTACGTGGGGACGAACGGCCGCGGTATCATCTATGGCGAGCCTGCCGGTAGCTCGCCGGTCAATCAGTCGACCATCAACCCGACGAGCGCCTCCTTCGACAAGAAAACGGACAAGCAGGCCGACATCCCGGTGGCGATGACGCTGAATGGGAACACGCTGAGCAGCATCCAGAATGGCTCGGTGACACTCGTCGCCGGTACGGATTACACCGTGTCGGGCTCGACCGTCACCCTCTCGAAGCGCTATCTGGCCACCCTGTCTGTCGGGACGACGAACCTGACGTTCAACTTCAGCGCGGGTACAGCCCCCATTCTGGCAGTCTCGGTGATCGATACCACCTCCACTGGCTCGGGGGCCCTCAAGGTGCAGATGTTCAATGGGTCCACCGCGGCGTCCCTCAATTCCATCAGCCCGAGGTTCAAGCTGGTCAACACCGGAACGGGTCCCGTGGCGCTCTCCAACGTCAAGATCCGGTACTACTACACCATCGATGGAGAGAAGGCTCAGAGCTTCTTCTGTGATTGGTCCCAGGTCGGCGGTTCGAATGTCACCGGAACCTTCGTCAAGATGACGACGCCGACGCCCGGTGCCGATCATTATCTCGAGGTCGGTTTCTCCAGCGGGGCAGGCAGTCTCGCGGCCGGGCAGAGCATCGACGTCCAGGTGAGATTCGCGAAGTCCGACTGGAGCAACTATACGCAGACGGGTGATTACTCCTTTGCTTCCACCGGCGCGGCCTACGCGGACTGGACGAGAGCACCTGCATACGTCTCCGGGGGCCTCCAGTGGGGCAGCGAGCCTTGA
- a CDS encoding DNA alkylation repair protein yields MPEQLKNFFNRSVVERIAAMLNGAHPSFPRQRFLAEATEGLEAHELLGRARHIMQAMHRALPGDFEHAAGILLRSLGPELERQELQGMGVFIYLPHTMYVAEHGLGHFETSMRAQYELTKRFTAEFSIRPFLERYPRETLNRLQQWTKDPSAHVRRLVSEGTRPRLPWASRLRAFQEDPRPVLALLELLKDDPELYVRRSVANNLNDIGKDHPDILVDTCARWSEGASPERQWIIRHALRSAVKRGDARALSVLGFRGGGELEVTASFRPKRVRLGESVGMTLSVTNRARTRQQAVVDFAVHFIKANGSASPKVFKGGNVDLLPGASCTLEKTISFATMTTRKHYTGTHRVEALVNGQTTDLGSFTVVD; encoded by the coding sequence ATGCCGGAGCAGCTCAAGAACTTCTTCAACCGGAGTGTGGTGGAGCGCATCGCCGCCATGCTGAATGGCGCCCACCCGTCCTTCCCGCGACAACGCTTCCTGGCCGAGGCCACCGAGGGGCTCGAGGCACACGAGCTGCTGGGCCGGGCCCGCCACATCATGCAGGCGATGCACCGGGCGCTCCCGGGTGACTTCGAGCACGCGGCCGGAATCCTCCTGCGTTCGCTCGGGCCGGAGCTCGAACGCCAGGAGCTCCAGGGCATGGGGGTGTTCATCTACCTGCCCCACACCATGTACGTAGCGGAGCACGGGCTCGGCCATTTCGAGACGTCGATGCGCGCCCAGTACGAGCTCACCAAACGGTTCACCGCGGAGTTCTCCATCCGCCCGTTCCTCGAGCGCTACCCACGCGAGACATTGAACCGTCTCCAGCAGTGGACGAAGGATCCGAGCGCCCACGTCCGGCGGCTCGTCTCGGAGGGCACGAGGCCCCGGCTGCCCTGGGCTTCCCGCCTCCGCGCGTTCCAGGAGGATCCGCGCCCGGTGCTCGCGCTGCTCGAGCTGCTCAAGGACGATCCCGAGCTCTACGTCCGGCGCTCCGTCGCCAACAACCTGAACGACATCGGCAAGGACCATCCGGACATCCTGGTGGACACCTGCGCACGGTGGAGTGAAGGGGCCTCACCGGAACGGCAGTGGATCATCCGCCATGCGCTCCGCTCCGCCGTGAAGCGAGGAGACGCGCGAGCCCTCTCGGTGCTCGGGTTCCGCGGAGGCGGAGAGCTCGAGGTGACGGCCTCGTTCCGGCCCAAGCGGGTCCGGCTGGGCGAGAGCGTGGGGATGACCCTGTCCGTCACCAACCGCGCGCGGACACGGCAGCAGGCCGTCGTCGACTTCGCCGTGCACTTCATCAAGGCGAACGGCTCGGCCAGTCCAAAGGTCTTCAAGGGCGGCAACGTCGATCTCCTCCCTGGCGCATCCTGCACCCTCGAGAAGACGATCTCCTTCGCCACGATGACGACGCGAAAGCACTACACGGGCACGCACCGGGTCGAGGCACTCGTCAATGGCCAGACCACGGACCTGGGGAGTTTCACCGTCGTCGATTGA
- a CDS encoding xanthine dehydrogenase family protein molybdopterin-binding subunit: MSQSPKPGPTPTPVGDILGRSVPRLEAREKVTGRAVYTDDMTLPGMLYGALLGSPHPHARILSYDTSRARAIPGVRAVLTAEELPDHRVGSVLKDQPLLARGKVLHEGEPVAAVAAVDLQTARRALQEIDIRYEVLPAVFDPEEALRPEAPVLHEQRDTYLDFQAPSPERARHPNAASHIRLIEGEPEQVWERCDVIVEDVYETPAQQHIYMEPCSTLASVDRDSGKVTLYTSTQSVFRVQAITAEALGIPMSRVRVIAPRVGGGFGGKTEMTNQPITAALARAAGAPVKMTLSRTDDMRMMKSRHACRIHMRTGATRDGRILARKVRIVYDTGAYADDGPFVASVGSYFARGPYRIPHVDIECWAVYTNRLRAAAFRGFGNPQIHFASELQVDQLAGKLGLDPIDFRLRNALETGERWLGGAPVESGTLKDCLERAREASDWVRRRSQRAASPGKRRGIGVAAVGHVSGLLGSSATVRLNEDGSLTVNTGAVDIGQGSDTALAQCAAAALGLPLEQINYSGPDTDVSPYDWCTGGTRTTFTVGRVITQACEQVKQQLFEQASEMLSRPVRQLELRPGGIVGVQGEPGASVTFGAISARALYFKGGPIIASSRWLFPPTPIDTRQTSAQGLASMGNGFFVFAAQVAEVEVDELTGKVELLEAWSVHDVGRTINPAAAEGQIQGGFVQGLGFALTEELVWSEGHLLNPSMSSYKVPGAPDVPVGIHPILLEHPSGEGPFGAKGVAEVSLVGVAPAICNAIRHATGATVTRIPATGERVLRALLAREGTG; this comes from the coding sequence ATGAGCCAGTCACCCAAGCCGGGCCCCACCCCGACTCCCGTGGGAGACATCCTGGGCAGGTCCGTGCCGCGCCTGGAGGCACGCGAGAAGGTGACGGGGCGCGCGGTCTACACCGACGACATGACGCTGCCCGGGATGCTGTACGGCGCCCTGCTGGGCAGCCCTCATCCCCATGCGCGCATCCTGTCGTACGACACCTCCCGGGCCCGGGCGATCCCCGGCGTCAGGGCCGTGCTCACGGCCGAGGAGCTTCCCGACCATCGCGTGGGCAGCGTCCTCAAGGATCAGCCGTTGCTCGCGCGTGGCAAGGTGCTCCATGAGGGCGAGCCCGTGGCCGCGGTCGCCGCCGTCGATCTCCAGACGGCCCGCAGAGCGCTCCAGGAGATCGACATCCGGTACGAGGTCCTCCCCGCGGTCTTCGATCCCGAGGAGGCGCTGCGCCCGGAGGCCCCCGTCCTCCACGAGCAGCGGGACACCTACCTCGACTTCCAGGCTCCCTCGCCGGAGCGGGCCCGGCACCCCAACGCCGCCTCGCACATCCGGCTCATCGAGGGAGAGCCAGAGCAGGTGTGGGAGCGCTGCGACGTCATCGTCGAGGACGTGTACGAGACTCCCGCGCAGCAGCACATCTACATGGAGCCGTGCTCGACGCTGGCCTCGGTGGATCGCGACAGCGGCAAGGTGACCCTCTACACCTCGACCCAGTCGGTGTTCCGGGTGCAGGCCATCACCGCCGAGGCGCTGGGCATCCCCATGTCCCGGGTCCGGGTCATCGCCCCCCGGGTCGGCGGTGGGTTCGGCGGCAAGACCGAGATGACCAACCAGCCCATCACCGCGGCGCTCGCGCGGGCGGCGGGGGCGCCGGTCAAGATGACGCTCTCGCGCACGGATGACATGCGGATGATGAAGTCGCGCCACGCGTGCCGCATCCACATGCGCACCGGTGCGACCCGGGATGGCCGCATCCTCGCGCGCAAGGTCCGGATCGTCTACGACACCGGTGCCTATGCCGACGATGGGCCGTTCGTCGCCAGCGTGGGGTCCTACTTCGCGCGCGGGCCGTACCGCATCCCTCACGTCGATATCGAGTGCTGGGCCGTGTACACCAACCGGCTCCGGGCCGCGGCGTTCCGGGGTTTTGGCAACCCGCAAATCCACTTCGCCAGCGAGCTACAGGTTGATCAGCTCGCCGGGAAGCTGGGCCTGGATCCCATCGACTTCCGGCTCCGCAACGCGCTCGAGACGGGTGAGCGGTGGCTCGGCGGCGCGCCCGTCGAGAGCGGTACGCTCAAGGACTGTCTGGAGCGGGCCCGGGAGGCCTCGGACTGGGTCCGGCGCCGGAGCCAGCGGGCCGCTTCACCCGGCAAGCGGCGCGGCATCGGGGTGGCGGCCGTGGGGCACGTGTCCGGGCTGCTGGGCTCGAGCGCCACGGTCCGGCTCAACGAAGATGGGTCCCTCACGGTCAACACCGGAGCCGTGGACATCGGTCAAGGCTCGGACACGGCGCTCGCCCAGTGCGCGGCCGCGGCCCTGGGTCTCCCCCTCGAGCAGATCAACTACAGCGGCCCCGACACGGATGTGTCGCCCTACGACTGGTGCACCGGCGGAACCCGCACCACCTTCACCGTGGGCCGGGTCATCACCCAGGCGTGCGAGCAGGTCAAACAGCAGCTCTTCGAGCAGGCCAGCGAGATGCTCTCCCGCCCGGTGCGACAGCTCGAGCTGCGGCCCGGCGGCATCGTGGGAGTCCAGGGGGAGCCCGGTGCCTCCGTCACGTTCGGAGCCATCTCCGCGCGAGCCCTCTACTTCAAGGGCGGTCCGATCATCGCCAGCTCCCGCTGGCTGTTCCCGCCGACACCGATCGACACCCGCCAGACATCCGCCCAGGGACTGGCGTCGATGGGAAACGGCTTCTTCGTGTTCGCCGCGCAGGTGGCCGAGGTCGAGGTGGATGAGCTGACTGGCAAGGTCGAGCTGCTCGAGGCGTGGAGCGTCCACGACGTGGGCCGGACGATCAACCCCGCGGCGGCGGAGGGGCAGATCCAGGGCGGGTTCGTCCAGGGGCTTGGCTTCGCGCTGACCGAGGAGCTGGTGTGGAGCGAGGGCCACCTGCTCAATCCCTCGATGAGCAGCTACAAGGTCCCGGGCGCGCCCGATGTCCCGGTCGGCATCCATCCCATCCTGCTCGAGCATCCCTCGGGAGAGGGGCCGTTCGGAGCCAAGGGGGTTGCCGAAGTCAGCCTGGTGGGTGTGGCCCCGGCGATCTGCAATGCGATCCGCCATGCGACCGGTGCGACGGTCACCCGGATTCCCGCCACGGGTGAGCGCGTCCTGCGCGCGTTGCTGGCGCGTGAGGGGACCGGCTGA
- a CDS encoding glycoside hydrolase family 6 protein, which translates to MDNPFEGATSYVNPDYAALIDTSIAKTADSTLAARMRTVKKYPTAVWLDRIAAIHGGSVNGGRKSLRDHLDLALAQKKPGQPITATFVVYDMPGRDCAALASNGELPLSAEGLQRYKTEYIDAIAAVFADPKYQDIRIITALEPDGLPNLVTNLSDPECAQANSSGIYVAAAQYAMNKLHAIPNVYIYMDIGHSGWLGWDDNRQKTIALYTSVVGATTAGLSSVDGFVTNTSNYTPLAEPHLVDPNVTVGGQQLKSAKFYEWNPNFDESDFAASLYSGFTAAGWPANIGFLIDTSRNGWGGPNRPTGATGTTVDTYANSGRVDRRAHRGLWCNHSGTGMGQPPQASPAGYSASHLDAFVWIKPPGESDGASKEIPNNEGKGADPMCNPDYDTKYNTKTGALPNAPLSGHWFHEQFSMLVQNAYPAVPLTTGDNDPPFSPTGLTATPSNQQVTLSWSAALGATSYTVKRGTASSGPFTNVTTVTGTTYTLTGLTNGTTYYFVVSASNANGESANSSAVSAIPGEQVLAAPTGLLATAASSSQINLSWTGVADATGYNLYRSTSPNVAITSANRVGTSTTTSFTDTGLLASTTYYYKATAYKASLESAASNEVSATTQAVSTGTLSVLYRDGDNNAPANNQVRPHLRVKNGGTTPANLADLKVRYYISLDSPATLQIVCDWAVQGCSNMSFQAVQLAAPRPGATHYLEISFLGGTLAAGQDTGDIQLRANTSNWANFNEADDYSFKSGQTAYGENTRITVYRNGTLAGGVEP; encoded by the coding sequence GTGGACAACCCATTCGAGGGCGCAACCTCATACGTCAATCCCGACTATGCGGCGCTGATCGACACCTCGATCGCCAAGACGGCCGACAGCACCCTCGCCGCCAGGATGCGCACGGTCAAAAAGTATCCGACCGCGGTCTGGCTCGACCGCATCGCGGCGATTCATGGCGGCAGCGTGAATGGCGGCCGCAAGAGCTTGCGTGACCACCTGGATCTGGCGCTGGCCCAGAAGAAGCCCGGCCAGCCCATCACCGCGACTTTCGTCGTCTACGACATGCCGGGCCGTGACTGCGCGGCGCTGGCGTCCAACGGCGAGCTGCCCCTGAGCGCGGAGGGACTGCAGCGCTACAAGACGGAGTATATCGATGCCATCGCGGCCGTCTTCGCCGACCCGAAGTACCAGGACATCCGGATCATCACGGCCCTCGAGCCGGACGGCCTGCCGAACCTGGTGACCAACCTGAGCGATCCGGAGTGCGCCCAGGCCAACTCCAGCGGCATCTACGTGGCGGCCGCGCAGTACGCCATGAACAAGCTGCACGCCATCCCGAATGTCTACATCTACATGGACATCGGCCACTCGGGCTGGCTGGGCTGGGACGACAACCGGCAGAAGACGATCGCGCTCTACACCTCCGTGGTGGGCGCGACGACGGCCGGGCTGTCCAGCGTGGATGGCTTCGTGACCAACACGTCCAACTACACGCCCCTGGCGGAGCCGCACCTGGTGGATCCGAACGTGACGGTCGGCGGGCAGCAGCTCAAGTCGGCGAAGTTCTACGAGTGGAACCCCAACTTCGACGAGAGCGACTTCGCGGCGTCCCTCTACTCCGGCTTCACGGCCGCGGGCTGGCCGGCCAACATCGGCTTCCTCATCGACACATCGCGCAATGGCTGGGGCGGACCCAACCGGCCGACGGGTGCGACCGGTACCACGGTCGACACGTACGCCAACTCCGGCCGCGTCGACCGGCGGGCCCACCGGGGCCTCTGGTGCAACCACAGTGGTACCGGCATGGGTCAGCCGCCCCAGGCGTCTCCGGCTGGCTATTCCGCCTCGCACCTGGATGCCTTCGTCTGGATCAAGCCGCCGGGCGAGTCCGACGGCGCCAGCAAGGAGATTCCGAACAACGAGGGCAAGGGCGCGGACCCGATGTGCAACCCGGACTACGACACGAAGTACAACACGAAGACCGGGGCCCTGCCGAACGCTCCGCTGTCCGGCCACTGGTTCCACGAGCAGTTCTCGATGCTGGTCCAGAACGCGTATCCGGCCGTCCCGCTGACCACTGGCGACAATGACCCGCCCTTTTCGCCGACGGGCCTGACGGCCACTCCGAGCAACCAGCAGGTGACGCTCAGCTGGAGCGCCGCGCTCGGTGCGACGAGCTACACCGTCAAGCGGGGCACGGCCAGCAGCGGACCGTTCACGAACGTGACGACCGTGACGGGCACGACCTACACCCTCACCGGGCTGACCAATGGGACGACCTATTACTTCGTGGTCAGCGCGTCCAACGCCAACGGGGAGAGCGCCAACAGCAGCGCGGTCTCGGCGATTCCGGGTGAGCAGGTCCTGGCCGCGCCCACCGGCCTGCTCGCGACGGCGGCCAGCTCCAGTCAGATCAACCTGAGCTGGACGGGCGTCGCCGATGCCACCGGCTACAACCTCTACCGCTCCACCTCGCCGAACGTGGCGATCACCTCGGCGAACCGGGTGGGAACCAGCACCACCACCAGCTTCACCGACACGGGCCTGCTCGCCAGCACGACCTATTACTACAAGGCGACGGCCTACAAGGCGTCCCTCGAGTCCGCCGCGTCCAACGAAGTCTCCGCCACGACGCAGGCCGTCAGCACGGGCACCCTCTCCGTCCTCTACCGCGACGGAGACAACAACGCCCCGGCCAACAACCAGGTCAGGCCCCACCTCCGGGTGAAGAACGGCGGCACCACGCCGGCCAACCTGGCGGACCTCAAGGTCCGGTACTACATCTCGCTGGACAGCCCGGCCACCCTTCAGATCGTCTGCGATTGGGCCGTCCAGGGCTGCTCGAACATGAGCTTCCAGGCCGTGCAGCTGGCCGCTCCGCGTCCTGGCGCCACCCACTACCTGGAGATCAGCTTCCTCGGCGGCACGCTGGCGGCGGGCCAGGACACGGGTGACATCCAGCTGCGCGCGAACACGTCGAACTGGGCGAACTTCAACGAGGCGGATGACTACTCGTTCAAGAGCGGCCAGACGGCCTACGGCGAGAACACCCGCATCACCGTCTACCGCAATGGCACGCTGGCCGGGGGCGTCGAGCCGTAG